In Listeria cossartiae subsp. cossartiae, the DNA window AATCCAGCAATCGTAGGTAAAAGCGTGCAACATATCGCTAACCTTGCTGGCCTAACAGTTCCAGCAGACGCAAGAGTACTTATCGCTGAAGAAACAAAAGTTGGCGCTAAAATCCCTTATTCAAGAGAAAAATTAGCTCCAATCTTGGCTTTCTACACAGCAGAAACTTGGCAAGAAGCTTGCGAACTTAGCATGGATATTCTTTATCATGAAGGAGCTGGACATACTTTAATCATCCACTCTGAAGATAAAGCAATCATCCGCGAATTCGCACTGAAAAAACCAGTTTCCCGTCTCTTAGTTAATACACCAGGAGCACTTGGCGGAATTGGCGCAACAACAAATCTTGTACCTGCTTTAACACTTGGTTGTGGGGCAGTTGGAGGAAGTTCATCATCTGATAATATCGGACCTGAAAATCTTTTCAACATTCGCCGCATCGCTACTGGCGTTTTGGAGTTAGAAGATATTCGTAAAGAAGAAAACCAAGCAACATCTGAACTTCCGGTTGATGCAGACGCACTGATCCAAAGTTTAGTAGAAAAAGTTTTAGCAGAATTAAAATAAAAAATAAAACACTAATTGGAGGAATTTTAAAATGGCAAACGCAAACGCATTAGGTATGATCGAAACAAAAGGTTTAGTAGGAGCAGTAGAAGCAGCAGACGCAATGGTGAAAGCAGCTAACGTAACACTTATGGGTAAAGAACAAGTTGGTGGCGGTCTAGTAACAGTTATGGTTCGCGGCGATGTTGGCGCAGTTAAAGCAGCAACAGATGCAGGCGCAGCAGCAGCAGAACGCGTTGGTGAATTACTATCTGTACACGTAATCCCACGTCCACACAGCGAAGTAGACGCAATTCTACCAAAAAGCGCTGAATAAGACGAATTTTTAACATAAATCAGGAAAAAGCGTGAGCGTAAGGCAAAAGGGTTCCATCAGACTCGGAAATTGCCCGAAACTTTCGCTTTTTACCAGATTTAAGCAAGACTAAGCTTCCCAACATTACTAACACCAATTGTAAATGGGACAAAAGGATGTGGTTCTTTGGCTATTTTGACAGAAGATGAGTTACGAAAAGCCTATTTACACACCGATTTAAAAACAACCAAAAAACTCGATATAAAAAAAGGCACGATTATCACACCTTCAGCTAAAAGTTTCTTGTCTGAAAAGAAAATCGACCTGCATTATATTGAAGAAATTGCTGAAACAAAAGTAGTAGTGGAACCAGTGAAAAAAGAAACTACTCGAGCAAAATTCCAAACGATTTATGGTGGAGCATTAGATGAGAAGCCAGAACATATGACGCATTTGCGTGGTAACTTGCTTGTATTTAAAGACCATCCACAAATCGCTTTCCGCGGAAAATTAGATACACTGGAAGCTGAGATTCTGGAAAGCCAATGTTCCGTCGCAGCTGAGTTTAAAGATCTTGCGGAAGATTTACAAGAAATCCTCACCTTTGTAAGAAATATTGTACGATCGGAAGTTTTAAACGAGCAAATCGAATCAGTGAACTTGCTTGGCATGGATGAAAAAGAACTGCGGGAACGTAGTCATAATCCAAAAAAATATTATCAAATGACACATTTTATGCCTGATTATACGATGGGTAATGCGGTCATTCGTTTAAACAAAATAAGAACGATGGTCCGTGAAACAGAATTAGCTGCATTTTTAGCATTTAAGGAAGCAGATTATTCCATTAAACGACCAGACATTATTCAAGCGCTTAACCGATTATCGAGTTTATTCTGGATACTGATGTTCCGCGTGAGAACAAATGAATATAAAAAGTAAGGAGGCTTATTCATGAATAATGAGTTAATA includes these proteins:
- a CDS encoding BMC domain-containing protein, which translates into the protein MANANALGMIETKGLVGAVEAADAMVKAANVTLMGKEQVGGGLVTVMVRGDVGAVKAATDAGAAAAERVGELLSVHVIPRPHSEVDAILPKSAE
- a CDS encoding cobalamin adenosyltransferase; translated protein: MAILTEDELRKAYLHTDLKTTKKLDIKKGTIITPSAKSFLSEKKIDLHYIEEIAETKVVVEPVKKETTRAKFQTIYGGALDEKPEHMTHLRGNLLVFKDHPQIAFRGKLDTLEAEILESQCSVAAEFKDLAEDLQEILTFVRNIVRSEVLNEQIESVNLLGMDEKELRERSHNPKKYYQMTHFMPDYTMGNAVIRLNKIRTMVRETELAAFLAFKEADYSIKRPDIIQALNRLSSLFWILMFRVRTNEYKK